A DNA window from Coffea arabica cultivar ET-39 chromosome 6c, Coffea Arabica ET-39 HiFi, whole genome shotgun sequence contains the following coding sequences:
- the LOC113693205 gene encoding senescence-specific cysteine protease SAG39-like — protein MALRFSWKLSLTAFLMLAMMASQATSRSLNEGSMTEKHEQWMAQHGRVYKDDAEKADRYKIFKENVNFIASFNKAGNRPYKLDINQFADLTNEEFRAARNKYKPWKVCESKSFMYENVSAVPASMDWRKKGAVTGVKDQGQCGCCWAFSAVAAMEGINQLTTGKLISLSEQELVDCDTAGEDEGCGGGLMDDAFKFIIKNKGLTTETNYPYQGTDGTCNANKEANHAAKITGYEDVPANSEAALLKAVANQPVSVAIDASGSAFQFYSSGVFTGDCGTELDHGVTAVGYGTSTDGTKYWLVKNSWGTSWGENGYIRMQRDIDAKEGLCGIAMQASYPTGLKC, from the exons ATGGCTTTGAGATTTAGCTGGAAGCTTAGTCTGACTGCATTCTTAATGCTGGCAATGATGGCTTCTCAAGCCACATCGCGCAGCTTGAATGAAGGCTCAATGACTGAAAAACACGAGCAATGGATGGCTCAGCATGGACGCGTATACAAGGATGACGCAGAGAAGGCGGATAGATATAAGATATTCAAGGAAAATGTGAATTTCATAGCGTCTTTCAACAAAGCTGGAAATCGACCTTACAAGTTAGACATCAACCAATTTGCAGATTTGACAAATGAAGAATTCAGGGCAGCTCGAAATAAATACAAACCATGGAAAGTGTGCGAATCAAAATCATTTATGTATGAAAATGTCAGTGCAGTTCCAGCAAGTATGGACTGGAGAAAGAAAGGAGCTGTTACAGGAGTCAAGGATCAAGGCCAATGCG GATGCTGCTGGGCATTTTCAGCTGTTGCAGCCATGGAAGGAATCAACCAACTCACAACTGGTAAGTTGATCTCATTATCTGAGCAAGAGCTTGTTGATTGTGACACTGCTGGTGAAGATGAAGGCTGCGGTGGAGGACTCATGGACGATGCATTCAAGTTcatcatcaagaacaaaggcCTTACAACCGAAACAAATTACCCATATCAAGGAACTGATGGAACTTGCAATGCAAACAAGGAAGCTAACCATGCTGCAAAGATTACAGGTTACGAAGATGTCCCTGCAAATAGTGAGGCTGCACTTCTGAAGGCTGTGGCCAACCAACCTGTGTCAGTTGCCATTGATGCTAGTGGATCAGCATTCCAGTTCTACTCAAGCGGTGTTTTTACAGGCGATTGTGGGACTGAATTGGACCATGGTGTCACAGCAGTTGGTTATGGTACGAGTACTGATGGCACCAAGTATTGGCTAGTGAAGAATTCTTGGGGAACCAGTTGGGGTGAGAATGGATACATCAGAATGCAGAGAGACATTGATGCCAAGGAAGGACTTTGTGGCATTGCCATGCAAGCTTCTTACCCTACCGGTctaaaatgttga